The Periplaneta americana isolate PAMFEO1 chromosome 2, P.americana_PAMFEO1_priV1, whole genome shotgun sequence genome has a window encoding:
- the LOC138695359 gene encoding trichohyalin-like: MKNRKEVEGIRKNSRKKNEEGKETRKETERENEKGKTKETEKAKETEKAKETEKGKETEKEKETDKGKETEKEKETDKRKETDKAKETDKAKETDKAKETERAKETERAKKTEKAKETEKAKETERAKETEKAKETERAKETEKAKETERAKETERAKETENEKETDKGKETENEKETEKGKETEKETEKEKEKEKEKEKEKEKEKEKEKEKEKEKEKEKEKETDKAKETDKAKETDKAKETDKAKKTDKAKETERAKETERKGEGNGKGEGIGKGEGNGKGEGNGKGKGNGKGTGNGKGKENGKGKENGKGKGNGKGKGNGKGKGKRKRQRQRKRQRKRKRQRKRKRQRKRKKQRKQKRQRKRKRQRKRKRQRERGRERKRKRLRKRKRQRKRKRRRKRKRRRKRKRRRKRKRRRKRKGQRKREGQREPEGQRKRKRQRKRKRKRKRQRKRKGQRKRKGQRKRKGQRKRKGQRKRKRQRERGRERKRKGLRKRKRQRKRKRQRKRKRRRKRKRRRKRKRRRKRKRQRKRKRQRKRKRQRKRKGQRKRKRQRKRKTQRKRKKQRKRKRQRKRKRQRKRKRQRKRKRQRKRKRQRKRKRQRKRKGQRKRKGQRKRKRQRERGRER; encoded by the exons atgaagaacagAAAAGAAGTAGAGGGGATCAGGAAAAATagtagaaagaaaaatgaagaagggaaGGAGACAAGAAAGGAAACGGAAAGGGAAAACGAAAAGGGAAAGACGAAGGAAACGGAAAAGGCAAAGGAAACAGAGAAGGCAAAGGAAACGGAAAAGGGAAAGGAaacggaaaaggaaaaggaaacggACAAGGGAAAGGAaacggaaaaggaaaaggaaacggACAAAAGAAAGGAAACGGACAAGGCAAAGGAAACGGACAAGGCAAAGGAAACGGACAAGGCAAAGGAAACGGAAAGGGCAAAGGAAACGGAAAGGGCAAAGAAAACGGAAAAGGCAAAGGAAACGGAAAAGGCAAAGGAAACGGAAAGGGCAAAGGAAACGGAAAAGGCAAAGGAAACGGAAAGGGCAAAGGAAACGGAAAAGGCAAAGGAAACGGAAAGGGCAAAGGAAACGGAAAGGGCAAAGGAAACGGAAAATGAAAAGGAAACGGACAAGGGAAAGGAAACGGAAAATGAAAAGGAAACGGAAAAGGGAAAGGAAACGGAAAAGGAaacggaaaaggaaaaggaaaaggaaaaggaaaaggaaaaggaaaaggaaaaggaaaaggaaaaggaaaaggaaaaggaaaaggaaaaggaaaaggaaaaggaaaaggaaacggACAAGGCAAAGGAAACGGACAAGGCAAAGGAAACGGACAAGGCAAAGGAAACGGATAAGGCAAAGAAAACGGATAAGGCAAAGGAAACGGAAAGGGCAAAGGAAACGGAAAGG AAAGGCGAAGGAAACGGAAAAGGCGAAGGAATCGGAAAAGGCGAAGGAAACGGAAAAGGCGAAGGAAACGGAAAAGGCAAAGGAAACGGAAAGGGCACAGGAAACGGAAAGGGCAAAGAAAACGGAAAGGGCAAAGAAAACGGAAAAGGCAAAGGAAACGGAAAAGGCAAAGGAAACGGAAAAGGCAAAGGAAAACGGAAAAGGCAAAGGCAACGGAAAAGGCAAAGGAAACGGAAAAggcaaaggaaaaggaaaaggcaAAGGAAACGGAAAAAGCAAAGGAAACAGAAAAGACAAAGGAAACGGAAAAGGCAAAGAAAACGGAAAAGGCAAAGGGAAAGgggaagagaaaggaaaaggaagaggCTAAGGAAACGGAAAAGGCAAAGGAAACGGAAAAGGCGAAGGAAACGGAAAAGGCGAAGGAAACGGAAAAGGCGAAGGAAACGGAAAAGGCGAAGGAAACGGAAAGGGCAAAGGAAACGGGAAGGGCAAAGGGAACCGGAAGGGCAAAGAAAACGGAAAAggcaaaggaaaaggaaaaggaaacggAAAAGGCAAAGAAAACGGAAAGGGCAAAGGAAACGGAAAGGGCAAAGGAAACGGAAAGGGCAAAGGAAACGGAAAGGGCAAAGAAAACGGAAAAGGCAAAGGGAAAGgggaagagaaaggaaaagaaaggggcTAAGGAAACGGAAAAGGCAAAGGAAACGGAAAAGGCAAAGGAAACGGAAAAGGCGAAGGAAACGGAAAAGGCGAAGGAAACGGAAAAGGCGAAGGAAACGGAAAAGACAAAGGAAACGGAAAAGGCAAAGGAAACGGAAAAGACAAAGGAAACGGAAAGGGCAAAGGAAACGGAAAAGGCAAAGGAAACGGAAAACGCAAAGGAAACGGAAAAAGCAAAGGAAACGGAAAAGGCAAAGGAAACGGAAAAGGCAAAGGAAACGGAAAAGGCAAAGGAAACGGAAAAgacaaaggaaaaggaaaagacaaAGGAAACGGAAAAGGCAAAGGAAACGGAAAGGGCAAAGGAAACGGAAAGGGCAAAGAAAACGGAAAAGGCAAAGGGAAAGGGGAAGAGAAAGGTAA